In one window of Constrictibacter sp. MBR-5 DNA:
- a CDS encoding organic hydroperoxide resistance protein: protein MNILYRTEATATGGRTGRAATADGAFSVSLVTPKELGGPGGDGNNPEQLFASGYAACFLGALKFVAAQRKVKVSDESTVTAAVGIGKRDDGKGFGLDVALTIALPGVDPAVARELVDQAHIVCPYSHATRNGLDVRLSLAA, encoded by the coding sequence ATGAACATCCTCTACCGCACCGAAGCCACCGCCACCGGCGGCCGTACCGGCCGGGCCGCCACCGCCGACGGGGCGTTCAGCGTCAGTCTGGTGACACCGAAGGAACTCGGCGGCCCGGGCGGCGACGGCAACAATCCCGAGCAGCTGTTCGCGTCCGGCTATGCCGCCTGCTTCCTCGGTGCCCTGAAGTTCGTGGCGGCCCAGCGCAAGGTGAAGGTGAGCGACGAGAGCACCGTCACCGCGGCGGTCGGCATCGGCAAGCGCGACGACGGCAAGGGCTTCGGCCTGGACGTCGCGCTGACCATCGCACTGCCCGGCGTCGATCCGGCGGTCGCGCGGGAGCTGGTCGACCAGGCGCACATCGTCTGCCCCTACTCGCACGCCACCCGCAACGGCCTCGACGTGCGGCTGTCTCTGGCGGCGTAA
- a CDS encoding MarR family transcriptional regulator has protein sequence MTAETTNEPLPLDDQLCWAVYSTGIAIQRVYKPLLDRLGLTYPQYLVLNVLWRNDGQTVGGIAEALALESSTLTPLLKRLEAAGHVRRTRNPANERQVVVTLTDQGRALRAQAGCLGQALVAASAQSPTDLARLNAEVRQLRDALYAHIEGWAAPG, from the coding sequence ATGACAGCCGAGACGACCAACGAACCCCTGCCGCTCGACGACCAGCTTTGCTGGGCCGTCTACTCGACCGGCATCGCGATCCAGCGGGTGTACAAGCCGCTGCTCGACCGGCTCGGGCTGACCTACCCGCAATATCTCGTGCTGAACGTCCTCTGGCGTAACGACGGCCAAACGGTCGGCGGCATCGCCGAGGCGCTCGCCCTGGAATCCAGCACCCTCACCCCCCTGCTCAAGCGCCTCGAAGCCGCCGGCCACGTCCGCCGCACCCGCAACCCCGCCAACGAACGCCAGGTCGTCGTCACCCTCACCGACCAGGGCCGCGCGCTGCGCGCCCAAGCTGGCTGCCTCGGCCAAGCCCTCGTCGCCGCCTCGGCCCAGTCCCCAACCGACCTCGCCCGCCTGAACGCGGAGGTCAGGCAGCTGCGGGATGCACTCTATGCGCATATCGAGGGCTGGGCGGCGCCCGGATGA
- a CDS encoding universal stress protein, whose product MTVKTVLLHAGSETLDPGRGAAAYALGLARAHEAHLEALVLDLDMMAPEAARGGKRAADALRAAARDQGVEASIITERSHLHSTPEIAADHARLADTVVAGVRKEGLLSERLVAESLIFQSGRPVIVVPHDHRGYAAERIAVAWDFSRVAARALSDALPFLRRAAEVTLIAFGDDKDFTASIGQDEVLERLRRRGVEAGFERMERGGQGIGDAINAAVGHLRADLLVMGGFGHSRFRDFVLGGATRSILTAPLVPTLLSH is encoded by the coding sequence ATGACGGTCAAGACCGTGCTTCTGCACGCCGGTTCGGAGACGCTGGATCCCGGCCGCGGCGCCGCCGCCTATGCCCTCGGCCTCGCCCGCGCCCACGAGGCCCATCTCGAAGCGCTCGTTCTCGACCTCGACATGATGGCGCCCGAGGCCGCCCGTGGCGGCAAGCGCGCCGCGGATGCCCTGCGCGCGGCGGCACGGGACCAGGGCGTCGAAGCGTCGATCATCACCGAACGCTCGCACCTACACAGCACCCCCGAGATCGCCGCCGACCATGCGCGCCTGGCGGACACGGTCGTCGCCGGCGTCCGCAAGGAGGGTCTGCTCAGCGAGCGGCTGGTCGCCGAGAGCCTGATCTTCCAGTCCGGGAGGCCGGTGATCGTGGTACCCCACGATCACCGCGGCTATGCCGCGGAGCGGATCGCCGTCGCCTGGGACTTCAGCAGGGTCGCCGCGCGCGCGCTCTCGGACGCCTTGCCGTTCCTGCGCCGCGCAGCGGAGGTGACGCTGATCGCTTTCGGCGACGACAAGGACTTCACCGCCAGCATCGGCCAGGACGAGGTTCTGGAGCGGCTGCGTCGCCGTGGCGTCGAAGCCGGGTTCGAGCGGATGGAGCGTGGCGGACAGGGCATCGGGGACGCAATCAACGCGGCCGTCGGCCACCTCCGCGCCGACCTGCTGGTCATGGGGGGCTTCGGCCACTCCCGCTTCCGCGACTTCGTGCTCGGCGGTGCGACACGGAGCATCCTGACCGCACCGCTCGTCCCGACGCTGCTCTCCCACTGA
- a CDS encoding TerC family protein: MEFLFSDWLGTPAWFWLVFLSLVAALTAFDLGILHKEDKEMGITESLRLSVFYITVALLFGGWIWYARGAEPGMQYFTGYFIEKALSIDNVFVISLIFSYFAIPAKYQYRALLWGIMAVIVLRGLMIAGGAALVNEAYWVLYLFAAFLIFTGVKMFFAGDEPIDVANNPAIRFISTHMPVTRELHGHHFFVRVADPKSGRIVRAATPLFLALVVINLADIVFAVDSVPAIFAITTDTFIVYTSNIMAILGLRALYFALAAMVHRFHYLKYALAAILIFIGTKIFVADFLLGGEKFPPAVSLGVTFALIAGGVGYSLWKTNREPEPEWPAGMGPDDPARRD, encoded by the coding sequence GTGGAATTTTTGTTTTCGGATTGGCTGGGCACGCCCGCGTGGTTCTGGCTCGTCTTTCTCAGCCTCGTGGCGGCGCTGACCGCGTTCGACCTCGGGATCCTCCATAAGGAAGACAAGGAAATGGGGATCACCGAGAGCCTCAGGCTCTCGGTGTTCTATATTACCGTGGCGCTGCTGTTCGGCGGGTGGATCTGGTATGCCCGCGGCGCGGAGCCGGGCATGCAGTATTTCACCGGCTACTTCATAGAGAAGGCGCTGTCGATCGACAACGTCTTCGTCATCAGCCTCATATTCTCCTACTTCGCCATTCCCGCGAAATACCAGTACCGCGCGCTGCTGTGGGGAATCATGGCGGTCATCGTGCTGCGCGGCCTGATGATCGCCGGGGGTGCGGCCCTGGTGAACGAGGCCTACTGGGTACTCTACCTTTTCGCGGCCTTCCTGATCTTCACCGGCGTGAAGATGTTCTTCGCCGGCGACGAGCCGATCGACGTCGCGAACAACCCGGCGATAAGGTTCATATCCACCCACATGCCGGTGACGCGGGAACTGCACGGCCATCACTTCTTCGTGCGGGTCGCGGATCCGAAATCGGGCAGGATAGTGCGGGCGGCGACGCCGCTGTTCCTGGCGCTGGTGGTCATCAACCTCGCCGACATCGTCTTCGCGGTGGATTCCGTCCCCGCCATCTTCGCGATCACGACGGACACGTTCATCGTGTACACGTCCAACATCATGGCGATCCTGGGGCTGCGCGCCCTCTACTTCGCCCTGGCCGCGATGGTCCACCGGTTCCACTATCTGAAGTATGCCCTGGCTGCGATCCTGATCTTCATCGGCACGAAGATCTTCGTCGCGGATTTTCTCCTGGGCGGCGAAAAGTTTCCGCCGGCCGTCAGCCTGGGGGTGACATTCGCCCTGATCGCCGGAGGCGTCGGATACTCGCTCTGGAAGACCAACCGCGAGCCGGAGCCGGAGTGGCCCGCCGGGATGGGACCCGACGACCCGGCGCGCCGGGACTGA